A single window of Phaenicophaeus curvirostris isolate KB17595 chromosome 7, BPBGC_Pcur_1.0, whole genome shotgun sequence DNA harbors:
- the COL6A1 gene encoding collagen alpha-1(VI) chain, which translates to MRLRDFLLTLLLHAGFLGGGSWAQLATRVASAEDCPVDLFFVLDTSESVALRVKPFGDLVAQVKDFTNRFIDKLTNRYYRCDRNLVWNAGALHYSDEVVLIKSLTSMPSGQNELKNQVSSVNYIGKGTYTDCAIKRGIEELLIGGSHHKENKYLIVVTDGHPLEGYKEPCGGLDDAANEAKHLGIKVFSVAISPNHLDQRLNIIATDHAYRRNFTATSLKPTRELDVEETINTIIDMIKVNTEQSCCSFECQPPRGLPGPPGDPGNEGERGKPGLPGQKGEAGDPGRPGDMGPVGYQGMKGDKGSRGEKGSRGAKGAKGEKGRRGIDGIDGVKGEAGYPGLPGCKGSPGFDGAQGPPGPKGDPGAYGPKGGKGEPGDDGKPGRQGIPGSPGEKGMPGNPGEPGPVGETGDEGAPGADGPPGERGSNGERGPPGSPGDRGPRGEPGEPGPPGDQGREGPLGPPGDQGEAGPPGPKGYRGDDGARGNEGPKGFAGAPGLPGDPGLMGERGEDGPPGNGTIGFTGAPGQTGDRGDPGINGTKGYVGPKGDEGEAGDPGNDNPTSGPRGIKGAKGHRGPEGRPGPPGPVGPPGPDECEILDIIMKMCSCCECTCGPVDLLFVLDSSESIGLQNFQIAKDFIIKVIDRLSKDERVKFEAGESRVGVVQYSHDNTQELVAMGDANIDNIGALKQAVKNLKWIAGGTYTGEALQFTKENLLRRFTSDKRVAIVITDGRSDTLRDPTPLNSLCDVTPVVSLGIGDIFRNPPNPDHLNDIACLSRPTRPGLSIQRDNYAELLDDTFLQNITSYVCQEKKCPDYTCPITFTEPADIMLLVDSSTSVGSKNFETTKKFVKRLAERFLEAGKPADDFVRVSVVQYSGKNQQKVEAQFQYNYTVIAKAIDNMEFINDATDINAALRYITALYQRSARGNAKKRVLVFSDGNSQGITARAIERAVQEAQQVGIEIYVLAVGSQANEPNIRVLVTGKSADYDVVYGEQHLFRVPDYTSLLRGVFYQTVSRKIAVD; encoded by the exons ATGAGGCTGCGAGACTTTCTACTCACTCTGCTGCTCCACGCCGGCTTCCTGGGGGGGGGCTCATGGGCTCAGCTTGCCACCCGGGTTGCAAGTGCTGAAG ACTGCCCTGTGGACCTGTTCTTTGTCCTGGACACCTCAGAGAGTGTTGCCCTGAGGGTGAAGCCCTTTGGGGACCTGGTTGCCCAAGTGAAAGATTTCACCAACCGATTCATTGATAAGCTAACAAACAG GTACTACCGCTGTGACCGTAACCTCGTATGGAATGCCGGGGCACTGCACTACAGTGATGAAGTTGTGCTCATCAAGAGCCTCACCTCGATGCCCAGCGGCCAGAACGAGTTGAAGAATCAGGTCTCGTCTGTGAACTACATTGGGAAGGGCACCTACACTGACTGTGCCATAAAGCGAGGCATCGAGGAGCTGCTCATTGG TGGCTCACATCATAAGGAGAATAAATACCTGATCGTGGTGACTGATGGACATCCCTTGGAAGGGTACAAGGAGCCTTGCGGAGGTCTGGACGACGCTGCCAATGAAGCCAAACATTTGGGGATCAAAGTGTTCTCTGTTGCCATCTCCCCCAACCACCTG GACCAGCGGCTCAACATCATTGCCACGGACCATGCCTACCGCCGCAACTTCACTGCCACCAGCCTGAAGCCAACCCGGGAGCTCGATGTGGAAGAAACCATCAACACCATCATTGACATGATT AAAGTTAACACAGAGCAGTCG TGCTGCTCCTTCGAGTGCCAG CCTCCCCGAGGGCTCCCCGGACCTCCTGGTGACCCAGGCAATGAG GGAGAAAGAGGCAAGCCAGGTCTTCCTGGCCAGAAAGGAGAGGCTGGAGACCCA GGCAGACCAGGGGACATGGGACCTGTCGGCTACCAAGGAATGAAG GGTGACAAAGGAAGTCGAGGAGAAAAG GGCTCGAGAGGAGCCAAAGGAGCCAAG GGTGAGAAGGGCAGGCGTGGAATCGATGGCATTGATGGCGTGAAG GGTGAAGCTGGATACCCTGGGTTACCTGGCTGCAAAGGCTCACCTGGATTTGAC GGAGCTCAAGGCCCACCTGGACCGAAAGGAGATCCTGGTGCTTATGGACCCAAGGGAGGAAAG GGCGAGCCTGGGGATGATGGAAAACCTGGACGACAAGGGATTCCCggcagccctggagagaag GGCATGCCTGGTAACCCTGGTGAGCCTGGACCAGTGGGAGAGACAGGTGACGAA GGTGCTCCAGGTGCAGATGGTCCTCCTGGAGAACGT GGCAGCAATGGAGAAAGAGGCCCGCCGGGCTCACCGGGTGACCGTGGGCCAAGAGGAGAGCCG GGAGAGCCTGGACCGCCTGGTGACCAAGGGCGGGAAGGACCTCTTGGACCACCTGGCGACCAG GGCGAGGCTGGACCCCCCGGACCCAAGGGCTACAGGGGAGATGACGGTGCCCGTGGCAATGAG gGCCCAAAGGGATTTGCTGGAGCACCAGGGCTACCTGGAGACCCTGGCCTGATGGGAGAAAGG gGGGAGGATGGTCCTCCTGGGAATGGCACGATTGGATTCACAGGTGCCCCC GGGCAGACAGGAGACAGAGGTGACCCTGGCATTAAT GGAACGAAAGGGTATGTTGGTCCTAAAGGTGATGAAGGAGAGGCTGGAGACCCTGGCAATGAT AACCCAACCTCTGGCCCCAGGGGCATCAAAGGAGCAAAAGGCCACAGAGGACCGGAAGGCCGCCCA GGACCACCAGGACCTGTGGGGCCTCCAGGGCCAGAT GAATGTGAAATCTTGGACATCATCATGAAGATGTGCT CCTGCTGTG AGTGCACCTGTGGTCCTGTCGACCTCCTCTTTGTGTTGGACAGCTCAGAGAGCATCGGTCTGCAGAACTTCCAGATTGCTAAGGACTTCATCATCAAAGTCATTGACCGCCTGAGCAAGGATGAGCGTGTGAAG TTTGAAGCTGGGGAGTCCCGCGTGGGCGTTGTGCAGTACAGTCATGACAACACACAGGAGCTGGTGGCCATGGGGGATGCCAACATAGACAACATCGGGGCACTCAAACA GGCAGTCAAGAACCTGAAATGGATAGCTGGGGGCACCTACACTGGAGAAGCCCTGCAGTTCACTAAGGAAAACCTGCTGCGGAGATTCACCTCTGACAAGCGAGTAGCTATCGTCATTACAGATGGACGATCTGACACACTGCGGGACCCTACCCCGCTCAACTCTCTGTGCGATGTCACCCCG GTGGTTTCCCTTGGCATAGGAGATATTTTCCGGAACCCTCCAAATCCAGATCACCTGAATGACATAGCTTGTTTAAGCAGACCAACAAGGCCAGGACTATCCATTCAAAGGGACAACTATGCTGAGCTCCTGGATGACACTTTCTTGCAGAACATCACCTCGTACGTCTGCCAAG agaagaaatgtCCAGACTACACCTGCCCGA TCACCTTCACTGAGCCAGCAGACATCATGCTGTTGGTGGACAGCTCCACCAGTGTGGGGAGCAAGAACTTTGAGACCACAAAGAAGTTCGTGAAGCGGTTGGCGGAGCGGTTCCTGGAGGCTGGCAAGCCTGCCGATGACTTTGTGCGTGTCTCAGTGGTCCAGTACAGTGGCAAGAATCAGCAGAAAGTGGAAGCTCAGTTCCAGTACAACTACACGGTCATTGCCAAAGCCATCGACAACATGGAATTCATTAACGATGCCACAGACATCAATGCTGCGCTGCGGTACATCACAGCACTGTACCAGCGGTCTGCCCGTGGTAATGCGAAGAAGAGGGTGTTGGTGTTTTCTGATGGCAACTCTCAAGGCATCACTGCAAGGGCTAttgagagggctgtgcaggaggcTCAGCAGGTTGGCATTGAGATCTATGTTCTGGCAGTGGGCAGCCAAGCCAATGAGCCAAACATTCGTGTCCTGGTCACAGGGAAGAGTGCAGACTACGATGTGGTCTATGGGGAGCAACACCTCTTCCGTGTGCCTGACTATACCTCCCTGCTGCGTGGTGTCTTCTACCAAACTGTCTCCAGGAAAATAGCTGTTGATTGA